TCTTCCTGCGGGAGGCGTCGTTCGCCGGCGAGGTGTGGCACGTGGACCGGGCGATGAGCGCCCTGGCCGCCGAGGGCACCACGGCGATCGTCGTCGGTGTGCCGTGCCACCCGACGCGGCGCGGCGAGGAGTACACCCCGCTCCCCCACCCCGAGCTGGGCGGCGGGCGGGCGGAGGACTACCTGCGCTTCCTCCTCGACGAGCTCAAGCCGGCGGTCGACGCCACGCTGCGGACCCTCCCGGACCGGGAGCACACGGTGGTGGCCGGCAGCTCGTTGGGCGCCGTCGTCAGCGCCCACCTGTGGCGGCGGCGCCCGGAGACGGTCGGTGGCGTCGGGCTGTTCTCCCCGGCGTTCTGGTGGCCGGGCGAGCAGAGCCTGGTCGACCTGGAGGAGGCGCTGGAGGGCGGGCTGACCGGACGCGTCCACCTGGACGTGGGCGGGCGGGAGGACCCCGCCGACCCGGAGCGCGAGCAGCGCTACGTGGCCGACGCCGAGCGGCTGCTGGCCTCGCTGCGGCGAGCGCGGGTGCCGGTGCGCTACGTCTTCGACGCGGTGGCCCACCACCACGAGACCGCGTGGGCCGGCCGCGTCCGGGAGGCGCTGGCCTGGCTGCTGCGCGGGTACGCCGCCCCGGCGCCGCCGCACGTCGACCTCGCCCCCGCGCCGCCCTCCGGCTGACCCGGCACGCGCGACGAGGGTGGGTGGGCGCTCGGCCCACCCACCCTCGGTCACCGTCGGCCCGGGCCGGGAGGCCCGGGCCACGCGTCACTCGTGCTCGCCCACCACGTCGTGGTCGTGGCCGTGGTCGTCGCCGCCCAGCGGACCCGCGAAGGTGTGCTCGGGACCGGCCGGCTCGGGCACGGTGAACCGACCCGGGATCCTCGCGCCCGCGACCCCGTTGACCGCTTCGGTGGAGGCGGCGTAGGTGAACACGGCGAAGGCGACGGCGTCGGCGTTCACCGACAGCGCGTGCTGGTCGACGTTGTCGAGGGTGTCGCACGCCTGGTGGTAGCACGGGTCGAAGGCCTCGCCGGCCACGCCGCCCCAGATCGCCTCCTGCTCCTCGGTCTTGACGACCTCGGCGCCGGTGAACAGCCCACCGGAGGGGATGCCGTTGTTGATGAAGGCCTGGTAGTCGCTGCGGCCGCTGAAGGCGGAGTCGTCGTACGGCTCGCCGCGCAGCGTGTAGAACGACTCGAAGGTCCTCTCGATGTCCTCCGACCCCTCGGGGACGAGGACCGGAGCCTCGAAGCTCGACTCGTCGGCGTCATACACGCCGAAGTAGTAGTTCGGCGAGCCGATCATGTCGAAGTTGAGGTAGAGCGCGATCTCGTCCAGCTCCGCCTGGGTGCGCTGCTCGACCCACTCGGTGGAGCCGATGAGCCCCAGCTCCTCGGCTCCCCACCAGGCGAACCGCACCGTGTTCTGGGGCTTGGACTTGCTCATCTGCTGGGCGACCTCGAGCAGTCCGGCCGAGCCGGACCCGTTGTCGTTGATGCCCGGCCCGGCCTGCACCGAGTCCAGGTGGGCACCGGCCATGACGACGTTGCCGTCGGTCTTCCCGGCCAGCTCGCCGATGACGTTGGCGGAGGTCGCCTCGAAGAAGTCGACCTTGACCTGAGCGGTCGAGCCCTCCTGGGCGAGCGCCTCGCCGGCGGCGAAGCTGGTGCCGACGACGGGGATGCTCGCCTCGAAGGGCAGCAGCGTGGGGTTGACCGCGCCGAACCTGTCGCCCCCGGTCGTGCCGGGGTCACCCTGGTTGAAGATGACGACGGCCTCCGCGCCGGCCGCCTGCGCGTTCTGCGCCTTCAGCCCGAAGGCGCAGGAGCCTCGCTGCACGAGCGCGATGTCGCTCGGTCCGGAGAGGTCCAGCCCGGCGAAGTCCGCCGCCTCGCACCCGCTGCTGTTGGCGCGGTCGCCCGAGAGGTTGACGTCCACCGGGACGACGTCGCCGCTCACGTCCCCTTCGCCCGTGCCGGTGGCGTCGTTGGCCGGGTAGTCCGCCGCGACGGGCGTCAGCTGGCGCAGTGCCACGTCGGCGGCGTCGTAGGTGAACGGCACCACCTCGGCCGACCAGCCGGCCGCCTCCAGCGTCTCGACCACGTAGTCGACGCTGGCGTCGTAACCGGGCGTCTGGTCGGCGCGGTTGCCGTCGTTGGCGTCCGCGATGGCCTGGAACGCCTCGAGGTGCTCGGTGACGCCCTCGGCCGTCACGCACTCGAGGAGCTTGGCGTAGGTGTTGTTGGTGCGGTTGTCGCAGCCGTTCGTGGCCGGAGCCGCGCCGGAGGGCGCGGCGACCAGGGCGGAGGCGACGAGGGCGCCGGCGGCGGCCGCGCCCAGCGTGCGCCGGGGGCGCAGGCGGTGGTTCATGAGGACTCCTTCGTCACTCGGTGGACGGGCCCGCTGGGACGGGGGCCCGCGAGTCAACCTAGACCCGGGGCGTGGGCTTGGCCAGTACCGACCCGAGGCTCTGCCGCGGCGTTATGATGACATGGAGCCATGACCCCGACCGCGACCGGTACCGACCCGCACCGTTGGCTCGAGGAGGTCGAGTCGCCCGAGGCCCTGGAGTGGGTGCGCGAGCGGTCGGCGGCCAGCGAGGCCGCCCTGAGGGCCGGCCCGGCCTTCCCCGCGCTGCACGACGGCATCCGCGACGCGCTCGAGGCCAGTGACCGCATCCCCCTCGTCGGCCAGGCGGGCGACCACCTCTACGGCTTCTGGACCGACGCCGAGCACCCCCGTGGGGTCTGGCGTCGCACCACCTGGGAGTCCTACCGGACCGACGACCCGCGGTGGGAGGTGCTCGTCGACGTCGACGCCCTCGCCGAGGACGAGGACGTGCCGTGGGTGTGGCAGGGGGCGAGCCTGCTGCGCCCGGAGCGCGACCGGGCCCTGGTGCACCTGTCCCGCGGCGGCTCGGATGCCGGCACCACCCGGGAGCTCGACCTGACCTCCGGGCGGTTCGTCACCGGGCCCGAGGGCTTCGCCAAGCCCGAGGCCAAGGGCCGGCTGACGTGGCGGGACCACGACCACGTCTTCCTCACCACCGCCGACGACCCGACCGGCGCCACCCGCTCGGGCTACCCGCGGACGGTGCGGCTCTGGCGCCGCGGCACCCCGGTCGCCGACGCCCGGGTCGTCCACACCGTGGGCGAGGAGGACCTGGGGGTGTTCGTGCACCACGACCAGGAGCGCGACCAGACCGTGCTCACCAGGGTGCCGGCCTTCTACCGCGAGCAGGCGCTCGTCCTGACCCACGACGGGGTGCAGGCGCTCGACCTGCCCGAGACGGCCGCGATCTCGGTGCACGGGGACCAGGTGGCCGTCGAGCTGCGCCACGCCTGGCGGCCGCGGCCCGGGCTGGAGTACGCACCGGGCTCGCTGGTGGTGGCACCGCTGGCGGCGGTCCTGGCGGACCCGGCCTCGGCGGGCTGGACCTGCCTGGTCGCCCCGGACGAGCGGTCCGCCCTGGTCGGGCTCACCTGGACCGCCCACCAGCTCGTCACGACCACCCTGCACGAGGTCCGGCATACCGTGCAGGCGCACCGCCGGACGTCGCAGGGGTGGGTCACCACCGACCTCACCGAGGCTCTCGAGGTCGGCCTGCGGACGGTGAGCCTGTCGGCCGTCGATGACCACGAGAGCGACGACCTGTGGGTCGTCACGACCGGGTTCCTCGACCCGATGACCCTCTCGCTGGCCCATCTCGCCGAGGGGCAGGAGCTGCGGCTCGAGTCGCTGCGGCGCGCGCCGCAGCGCTTCGACGCCACCGGCCTGGAGGTGACCCAGCAGTGGGCCACGTCGGCGGACGGCACCCGGGTGCCCTACTGGCAGGTGGGCCCCGTCGACCTGCCCGAGGACGGCTCGACGCCGACGGTGCTGCACGGCTACGGCGGGTTCGAGCACGCGCTCACCCCCGCCTACGACCCCATCGTCGGCCGGGCCTGGCTCGCGCACGGACACGTGCACGTCGTCGCGGGCATCCGTGGGGGCGGGGAGTTCGGGCCGCGCTGGCACCAGGGTGCCCTCCAGGAGCAGCGCCACCGGGCCTACGAGGACTTCGTCGCGGTCGCGCGGGACCTCGTCGCCCGCGGCATCACCTCCGTGCCGCGGCTGGGCACGACCGGCCGCAGCAACGGCGGGCTGCTGGTGGGCAACATGCTCACCGGCTACCCGGAGGACTTCGGGGCGGTCGTCTGCCAGGTCCCGCTGCTCGACATGGCGCGCTACCACCACCTGCTGGCGGGCGCCTCGTGGATGGCGGAGTACGGCGACCCCGACGACCCGGAGCAGTGGGAGTGGCTGCAGACGTTCTCGCCCTACCAGCGGTTCGACCCGGCCCGTCCGACGCCGCCGGTCTACCTCGCGACGTCCACCCGTGACGACCGCGTGCACCCCGGTCACGCGCGCAAGATGGCGGCGCTGCTGGAGGAGCACGGACGCGACGTGACGTACTGGGAGAACACCGAGGGTGGGCACGGGGGCGCCAGCACGGCCGCCCAGTGGGCGACCTGGCACGCGCTGGCCTG
This genomic window from Serinicoccus chungangensis contains:
- a CDS encoding alpha/beta hydrolase, which translates into the protein MDLHADALVPVRSPGVSGDLRRWPVTPLPGLDRAAHLWVWLPPGYDDDDTRHPVVYLHDGDNLFLREASFAGEVWHVDRAMSALAAEGTTAIVVGVPCHPTRRGEEYTPLPHPELGGGRAEDYLRFLLDELKPAVDATLRTLPDREHTVVAGSSLGAVVSAHLWRRRPETVGGVGLFSPAFWWPGEQSLVDLEEALEGGLTGRVHLDVGGREDPADPEREQRYVADAERLLASLRRARVPVRYVFDAVAHHHETAWAGRVREALAWLLRGYAAPAPPHVDLAPAPPSG
- a CDS encoding M20/M25/M40 family metallo-hydrolase, encoding MNHRLRPRRTLGAAAAGALVASALVAAPSGAAPATNGCDNRTNNTYAKLLECVTAEGVTEHLEAFQAIADANDGNRADQTPGYDASVDYVVETLEAAGWSAEVVPFTYDAADVALRQLTPVAADYPANDATGTGEGDVSGDVVPVDVNLSGDRANSSGCEAADFAGLDLSGPSDIALVQRGSCAFGLKAQNAQAAGAEAVVIFNQGDPGTTGGDRFGAVNPTLLPFEASIPVVGTSFAAGEALAQEGSTAQVKVDFFEATSANVIGELAGKTDGNVVMAGAHLDSVQAGPGINDNGSGSAGLLEVAQQMSKSKPQNTVRFAWWGAEELGLIGSTEWVEQRTQAELDEIALYLNFDMIGSPNYYFGVYDADESSFEAPVLVPEGSEDIERTFESFYTLRGEPYDDSAFSGRSDYQAFINNGIPSGGLFTGAEVVKTEEQEAIWGGVAGEAFDPCYHQACDTLDNVDQHALSVNADAVAFAVFTYAASTEAVNGVAGARIPGRFTVPEPAGPEHTFAGPLGGDDHGHDHDVVGEHE
- a CDS encoding prolyl oligopeptidase family serine peptidase, yielding MTPTATGTDPHRWLEEVESPEALEWVRERSAASEAALRAGPAFPALHDGIRDALEASDRIPLVGQAGDHLYGFWTDAEHPRGVWRRTTWESYRTDDPRWEVLVDVDALAEDEDVPWVWQGASLLRPERDRALVHLSRGGSDAGTTRELDLTSGRFVTGPEGFAKPEAKGRLTWRDHDHVFLTTADDPTGATRSGYPRTVRLWRRGTPVADARVVHTVGEEDLGVFVHHDQERDQTVLTRVPAFYREQALVLTHDGVQALDLPETAAISVHGDQVAVELRHAWRPRPGLEYAPGSLVVAPLAAVLADPASAGWTCLVAPDERSALVGLTWTAHQLVTTTLHEVRHTVQAHRRTSQGWVTTDLTEALEVGLRTVSLSAVDDHESDDLWVVTTGFLDPMTLSLAHLAEGQELRLESLRRAPQRFDATGLEVTQQWATSADGTRVPYWQVGPVDLPEDGSTPTVLHGYGGFEHALTPAYDPIVGRAWLAHGHVHVVAGIRGGGEFGPRWHQGALQEQRHRAYEDFVAVARDLVARGITSVPRLGTTGRSNGGLLVGNMLTGYPEDFGAVVCQVPLLDMARYHHLLAGASWMAEYGDPDDPEQWEWLQTFSPYQRFDPARPTPPVYLATSTRDDRVHPGHARKMAALLEEHGRDVTYWENTEGGHGGASTAAQWATWHALAWAFLHERLTG